GGCGGATTGATCTCACTGACCAAGACGCTGGCCCGCGAATTTGCGCGTAAGGGAGTCACGGTTAACGCCGTAGCGCCCGGCTTTATCGAGACGGATATGACGGCCCTGGTGCCGGAAGCGAACCTTGACATTGTGCGTCAGATGACGCCCATGGCCCGTCTCGGCAAGCCTGAAGAAGTGGCGGCCGCGGTGGCCTTTCTGGCATCCGAGGAAGCATCCTTCATCACGGGTGAGGTGCTCGGCGTCAACGGCGGAATGTACATGTGAGGTCGATGCCGAGGCGAGGGTCAACATGGCGCCCTCGGCGACGACTCGTGCGCAACGTGACCAAGCTGCCCCCTTCTTTGCTGATTTCCGCCTACTTGCAGGGCGTCTTCCCGATGGGCGTCGACGGCGAGCTGCATTGGTTCTCGCCTGATCCTCGGGCTATCGTGCCACTCGACGCGTTTCACGTCTCCAAGACACTTGCCCAGACGATTCGGCGGCAGCCGTTCGAGATCAGGATCGACGGCGCATTTCGGGAGGTCGTCCTGGCCTGCGCGGATCGGCCGGAGGGGACATGGATCACCGCCGAGATCGTGAAGGCCTATACGGAGTTAAACCGGCTGGGGTTTGCTCACAGCGTGGAGGCCTGGCACAACGATTCACTCGTCGGCGGACTGTACGGCGTCTCAATCGGCGGGGCCTTCTTCGGCGAGAGCATGTTTCACCGCCGGCGCGATGCGAGCAAGGTGGCGCTTGCCCATCTTGTCGAATGCCTGCGCTCGCGCGGGTTCGCGCTCTTGGACATTCAATTCATGACCGCGCATCTCAAGAGATTTGGAGCCGTCGAGATACCACGAGATGACTATTTGAAGCTGCTCCGCAAGGCCGTCGCAGCACCGGTTTCATTCGTTTAGCGAGTCACCCGTCGATTGTACGAGGGCCCATCGCGTCGATGAGCCGTCGACATGTCCCAACGTCGTGGACGCGAACCATGTCTGCGCCGGTCAATCCGCAGGCCAGGACGACCGCCGCTGTGCCGGCGTCTCGCAATTCCATGCGATCGTCGCCCATCAACTCACTGATGAATCGCTTGCGCGAGACTCCAACGAGAAGCGGCCAAGGCCCGGCCAGCCTTGATAATGAACTGAGCAGCGACAAGTTGTGCTCAGTGGTCTTGCCAAAGCCGATTCCCGGGTCGATCAACATGTTGGAACAATCGACGCCGGCGCGAGCAAGCCGATCGGCGGTCTCCGAGAAAAATGCGGCGACCTCTGCAACGATATCGGTGTAATGTGGAGACCGCTGCATCGTCGCCGGAGTTCCCTGCATGTGCATGACAACAAATGGCACACCGGACCGCCTCAGCAGATCCGGCATCTGCGGATCGTGCCGAATGCCGGACACGTCGTTGAGCATGTCGGCCCCGACATCAAGCGCCGCGGCGGCGACGGACGCCGAGCGCGTGTCAATGGAGATTGGCTGACGAACGCCGGCCGTTCGAAGACCCTTGATAACCCCGACGACCCGGTCGATCTGAACCTCGTCATCCTCTCCCTCCGAGCCGGGCCTTGTGGATTCGGCGCCGATATCGAGGATGTCGGCGCCCTCGGAAAGCAGCCTGCGGCCGTGCATGATCGCGGCCTCGGTTTCGAGAAACTCTCCGCCGTCGCTGAAGCTGTCCGGCGTCACGTTCAGGATACCCATGACGAGACACCGCCCGCCGAATTCGAGGGGGCCGTGTCGCGTGTTGAGTATCCGCCGCGTAAGATTCATGGATGCTGATTGCTCCTGACCTTGATGATATGCAGCCCTCGCCGGAGAGGATAGAGGGCGAAGATGCGACGCCGGCGCGCCGTTGGCAATGGCTCTGCTGTCCGCTCATCATCGCTGCGATTGCGCTGGCCTTTGGATGGCCGACTCGCCACGGCGCGTTTCTCAGCGGCGACGACCAGCGATTGGTCACGGAGCATTTTCTCGTCAATCATCCGTCGCTTGCTCATGCCGGCGAGTTGTTTACGACTTTTCACGGCGACCTGTATCAACCACTCCCGATGGTGACGCTTCAGTTGGACTATGCACGCGCCGAGCCGACACCGACGGAGCGGTTCCCGGTCAGCGCTCGCCCGTTTCACGTGACGAACATCGCTCTTCATGCGCTCAACGCGGTCCTGGCCTATCTGTTGGCCACGCGCCTTGCGCAGTGCCGACGCGT
This genomic stretch from Planctomycetia bacterium harbors:
- the folP gene encoding dihydropteroate synthase; this translates as MNLTRRILNTRHGPLEFGGRCLVMGILNVTPDSFSDGGEFLETEAAIMHGRRLLSEGADILDIGAESTRPGSEGEDDEVQIDRVVGVIKGLRTAGVRQPISIDTRSASVAAAALDVGADMLNDVSGIRHDPQMPDLLRRSGVPFVVMHMQGTPATMQRSPHYTDIVAEVAAFFSETADRLARAGVDCSNMLIDPGIGFGKTTEHNLSLLSSLSRLAGPWPLLVGVSRKRFISELMGDDRMELRDAGTAAVVLACGLTGADMVRVHDVGTCRRLIDAMGPRTIDG
- a CDS encoding leucyl/phenylalanyl-tRNA--protein transferase produces the protein MPRRGSTWRPRRRLVRNVTKLPPSLLISAYLQGVFPMGVDGELHWFSPDPRAIVPLDAFHVSKTLAQTIRRQPFEIRIDGAFREVVLACADRPEGTWITAEIVKAYTELNRLGFAHSVEAWHNDSLVGGLYGVSIGGAFFGESMFHRRRDASKVALAHLVECLRSRGFALLDIQFMTAHLKRFGAVEIPRDDYLKLLRKAVAAPVSFV